The sequence CGCCGCAGCCGATGCCCAGATAGTCGCCGAAGCGCCAGTAGTTCAGGTTGTGTCGGCACTGGTAGCCCGGTTTGGCGTAGGCCGAGGTTTCGTATTGCTGATAACCGGCCGCGCTCAGCAGGCGGTGCCCCTGTTCATAGATATCCCACAGCGCGTCGTCGTCCGGCAGTTTGGGCGGGCGCGAGCCGAACAGCGTATTGGGTTCGATGGTGAGCTGATACCACGACAAATGCGGCGGGTTGAGGGCAATGGCCTGACGCAGGTCGTCCAGCGCTTCTTCCAGCGACTGGTCGGGCAGGCCGTGCATCAGGTCGAGGTTAAAGCTGCGCAATCCCAGCCCGGCGGCCAGATGCGCGGCGCGTTTGGCCTCAAGTGGTCCGTGAATGCGCCCCAGCCGGGTCAGCTTTTGTTGACTGAAACTTTGTACGCCGATCGAGATGCGGTTGATGCCCGCGCGCTGATAGCCGCTGAAACGATCGGCCTCCACCGTGCCGGGGTTCGCCTCCATGGTGATTTCGGCGTCGGGGCTGAGGGGTAAACGCGCCCGTACGCCGTCCAGCAGGGATTGCATCGCTTCCGCGCTCAGCAGGCTGGGGGTGCCGCCGCCGATAAAAATGGAGTGCAGCTCCCGGCCATCCGCCAGCGGCAGGTCGGCATCCAGATCGGCCAGCAGATGGTCGACGTACTCCTGATGCGGCACGTCGCCTTTCAACGCATGAGAGTTGAAGTCGCAGTACGGGCACTTTTGTACGCACCAGGGAATATGGATGTACAGGCTGAGCGGCGGCAGTTTAAGCATTACGCAGGGCATCCAGCAGTAAACGCAGCGCCTGACCGCGGTGGGAGCGGGCGTTTTTCTCTTCGCGCGTCAGTTCGGCGGCGGTGACGCCTTCGTCCGGCAGCAGAAATATGGGATCGTAACCAAAGCCGCCGTTACCGGCGGCTTCAACGGCAATCATTCCCTGCCAACTGCCGTGGCACACCAGC comes from Brenneria nigrifluens DSM 30175 = ATCC 13028 and encodes:
- the hemW gene encoding radical SAM family heme chaperone HemW, with product MLKLPPLSLYIHIPWCVQKCPYCDFNSHALKGDVPHQEYVDHLLADLDADLPLADGRELHSIFIGGGTPSLLSAEAMQSLLDGVRARLPLSPDAEITMEANPGTVEADRFSGYQRAGINRISIGVQSFSQQKLTRLGRIHGPLEAKRAAHLAAGLGLRSFNLDLMHGLPDQSLEEALDDLRQAIALNPPHLSWYQLTIEPNTLFGSRPPKLPDDDALWDIYEQGHRLLSAAGYQQYETSAYAKPGYQCRHNLNYWRFGDYLGIGCGAHGKLTFRDGRILRTVKTRHPRGYMRGNYLDKQQQVASEDRAFEFFMNRFRLLEAAPRADFTAYAGLDESVIRPQLEQALAQGYLIESAAHWQITEHGKLFLNSLLELFLPEAE